The following proteins come from a genomic window of Proteiniphilum propionicum:
- a CDS encoding O-acetylhomoserine aminocarboxypropyltransferase/cysteine synthase family protein: MGKKHFETLQIHAGQEPDPVTGARAVPIYQTTAYTFKSAEHGANLFGLKEFGNIYTRLQNPTTDVFEKRMAALEGGVAAVATSSGQAAQFIAINNLAVAGDNIVSTSFIYGGTYNLFKVAFARLGIEVRFADGDNVVSIESLIDDRTKAIYLENIGNPEYNIPDFEAIISVAHKHDIPVVVDNTFGQGGYLFNPIEWGANVVLHSATKWIGGHGTSMGGVIIDGGNFNWGNGKYPMFSEPSEGYHGLNFWENFGDKSPFGNIAYAIRCRVEGLRDIGPVNSPFNSFLLLLGLETLSLRAERTNSNALELARWLEKHPKVEGVNYPGLESSKYHELAKKYLKNNGYGGVLSFFVKGDVQQSAKIIDNLSLISHLANVGDAKTLIIHPASTTHQQLSDEAQVAAGVYPNLLRVSLGLEHIDDIKADLDEALQRL; the protein is encoded by the coding sequence ATGGGAAAGAAACATTTTGAAACCCTGCAAATACATGCGGGACAGGAACCCGACCCGGTAACTGGTGCAAGAGCGGTTCCTATTTATCAAACCACAGCTTACACATTTAAAAGCGCCGAACATGGCGCCAACCTGTTTGGATTAAAAGAGTTCGGTAATATCTATACCCGGCTGCAGAACCCCACTACCGATGTGTTCGAAAAACGAATGGCAGCCCTTGAAGGAGGCGTAGCCGCAGTGGCAACTTCTTCGGGACAGGCGGCACAGTTTATTGCCATAAACAATCTTGCCGTTGCTGGAGATAATATAGTTTCCACATCGTTCATATATGGAGGTACATACAATTTGTTTAAGGTGGCCTTTGCCCGCCTTGGTATTGAGGTCCGTTTTGCTGATGGTGATAATGTAGTAAGTATTGAATCACTTATCGATGACAGGACCAAGGCCATTTATCTTGAGAATATCGGTAATCCAGAATACAATATCCCTGATTTTGAAGCTATTATTTCAGTAGCACACAAACATGATATTCCAGTGGTTGTGGACAATACGTTTGGTCAGGGAGGATACCTTTTCAACCCAATTGAGTGGGGTGCTAACGTAGTGCTGCATTCAGCAACTAAATGGATTGGCGGACATGGAACCTCAATGGGAGGGGTGATTATCGATGGTGGCAATTTCAACTGGGGAAACGGTAAGTATCCTATGTTCAGTGAACCATCGGAGGGGTATCATGGCCTTAATTTCTGGGAAAACTTCGGGGATAAATCTCCCTTTGGGAATATTGCTTATGCAATACGTTGCCGCGTAGAAGGGCTTCGCGACATTGGACCTGTTAACAGTCCTTTCAACTCATTCCTGTTGCTGCTGGGACTGGAAACACTTTCGTTGCGTGCAGAACGTACAAACTCGAACGCACTGGAACTTGCCCGATGGCTGGAAAAACATCCTAAGGTGGAGGGGGTGAACTATCCTGGTTTAGAAAGCAGCAAATACCATGAACTGGCTAAAAAGTATCTTAAAAACAACGGGTATGGTGGAGTACTCTCATTTTTCGTGAAAGGGGATGTTCAGCAATCAGCAAAGATTATTGACAATCTATCTTTAATAAGTCACCTTGCAAATGTGGGGGACGCCAAAACGCTGATCATACATCCTGCAAGTACCACGCATCAGCAACTCTCCGATGAAGCACAAGTTGCCGCCGGTGTATATCCTAACCTACTTCGGGTATCGCTTGGCCTTGAGCATATAGACGATATTAAAGCAGATCTGGATGAAGCGTTACAGCGTTTATGA
- a CDS encoding ROK family transcriptional regulator, with the protein MEKKFFFKDDKSPKNIQIKKDIITHFITSGNDTISELSRELDLSVPTVTKFITELMAQGLIDEFGKIHTPGGRHPSVYGLNPSSAYFVGVDMSRHHLNIALMDFTGNIVDHQIGISYTYENTPESFDMLCDYIQNFIDKTGDLKKKIFNINLNISGRVNPESGYSYSSFYFSESPISETLSKKLNHNVGIDNDTRAMAYGEYMKGIVEGEQNVIFVNISWGLGIGIIIDGKPYYGKSGFSGEFGHFPIFDNEIICHCGKKGCLETEASGLAIHRTILERIAKGESSILTEHVKDLSKLTLTDIIKATNMEDPLCIEIVEEVGNKLGKYIAGLINIFNPELVVIGGQVAETDGFIMLPIRNSIKKYSLNLVNKDTRILTSKLKNKAGIIGACMIARSRLFND; encoded by the coding sequence ATGGAGAAAAAATTTTTTTTTAAAGACGACAAAAGCCCAAAAAACATCCAGATAAAGAAAGACATTATTACCCATTTTATTACATCGGGCAACGATACTATATCTGAGTTATCAAGAGAGCTGGATTTAAGTGTACCCACAGTCACAAAATTTATCACGGAGCTTATGGCTCAGGGGCTGATAGACGAGTTCGGGAAAATACACACTCCAGGGGGAAGGCATCCAAGTGTTTATGGATTGAACCCCTCATCGGCCTATTTCGTGGGAGTGGATATGAGCCGGCATCATCTGAATATTGCCCTTATGGATTTTACAGGAAACATTGTTGATCATCAGATAGGGATATCATACACGTATGAGAACACACCTGAGTCATTCGACATGCTTTGTGATTACATACAAAACTTTATTGATAAGACGGGCGATCTGAAGAAAAAAATTTTTAATATCAACCTGAATATATCGGGACGGGTAAACCCTGAATCAGGATATAGTTACAGCAGCTTCTACTTTAGCGAGAGCCCTATCAGTGAAACGCTTTCTAAAAAGCTCAATCATAATGTGGGTATTGATAACGACACTCGTGCTATGGCCTATGGCGAATATATGAAAGGAATTGTGGAGGGTGAACAGAATGTGATTTTTGTGAATATCTCATGGGGACTTGGTATAGGTATTATAATAGATGGCAAGCCCTATTACGGAAAATCGGGATTCTCGGGTGAATTCGGACATTTTCCGATTTTTGATAATGAAATTATTTGCCATTGCGGTAAAAAGGGATGCCTGGAGACCGAAGCATCAGGTTTGGCTATTCACAGAACTATTCTTGAACGAATTGCAAAGGGCGAGAGCTCCATTCTTACAGAGCATGTTAAAGATCTGAGCAAACTGACACTCACCGACATCATTAAAGCCACAAACATGGAAGATCCCCTCTGTATTGAGATTGTGGAAGAGGTGGGAAACAAATTAGGGAAATATATTGCTGGATTAATCAACATTTTTAATCCGGAGCTGGTAGTGATTGGAGGACAGGTAGCTGAAACAGATGGATTTATCATGCTCCCAATAAGGAACTCAATCAAAAAATACTCGCTTAACCTGGTTAATAAAGATACGCGAATCTTAACTTCGAAACTAAAAAACAAGGCTGGCATTATAGGAGCATGCATGATTGCCAGGAGCAGGTTGTTTAATGATTAA
- a CDS encoding sodium-translocating pyrophosphatase has product MKYFFLVPAASVTALVFAYYFFKKMMRESEGTEKMKTIAQYVREGAMSYLKQQYKVVTVVFIILAVIFAAMAFFGLQNNWVPFAFLTGGFFSGLAGFFGMKTATYASARTANAVRRSLNSGLQIAFRSGAVMGLVVVGLALLDISAWFLILNFFVENADAGHKLIMITTTMLTFGMGASTQALFARVGGGIYTKAADVGADLVGKVEAGIPEDDPRNPATIADNVGDNVGDVAGMGADLYESYCGSILSTAALGASAFILDPAMQQRAVFAPMIIAGIGVFLSIIGIFLVKTKENATVKDLMRSLNRGVNVSAFLIAACTFLILYLLEFNNWLGLSFSVITGLLAGIIIGQGTEYFTSHSYKPTRNIANSAKTGPATVIISGMGTGLVSTVIPVITIALAILISYLSATRFDINNMLTAENLSMGLYGIAIAAVGMLSTLGITLATDAYGPIADNAGGNAEMSGLEPEVRKRTDALDSLGNTTAATGKGFAIGSAALTGLALLASYMEEIRIGMLRIGDNILEFANGETVEVAKASFVDFMDYFQVTLMNPKVLSGIFIGSMMAFLFCGLTINAVSRAAQKMVEEVRRQFREIKGILTGEATPDYARCVAISTRGAQHEMLLPSLLAIIVPVLTGLMLGVAGVMGLLAGGLGAGFVLAVFMANSGGAWDNAKKYIEEGHLGGKGGEAHKATVVGDTVGDPFKDTSGPSLNILIKLMSMVSIVMAGLTVSWSLL; this is encoded by the coding sequence ATGAAATACTTTTTTCTTGTACCCGCTGCTTCAGTTACAGCGCTGGTATTTGCTTATTATTTCTTTAAAAAAATGATGAGGGAGAGTGAAGGGACAGAGAAAATGAAAACCATTGCTCAATACGTCCGCGAAGGTGCCATGTCTTATCTTAAACAGCAGTATAAAGTGGTCACTGTTGTGTTTATTATTCTGGCAGTAATCTTTGCAGCAATGGCATTCTTCGGTTTACAGAACAACTGGGTCCCTTTCGCTTTTCTCACTGGTGGTTTTTTTTCGGGGTTGGCAGGTTTCTTCGGCATGAAAACGGCAACTTACGCTTCAGCCAGGACAGCCAACGCGGTGCGACGGTCACTGAACAGCGGATTACAGATAGCTTTCAGGTCGGGGGCTGTGATGGGCCTGGTTGTAGTAGGACTGGCACTGTTAGATATCTCGGCATGGTTTCTTATTCTTAACTTTTTTGTGGAGAATGCCGATGCCGGACATAAGCTAATTATGATAACCACTACCATGCTTACTTTTGGAATGGGAGCCTCCACTCAGGCCCTGTTTGCCCGTGTGGGAGGTGGAATCTATACTAAGGCTGCCGATGTAGGTGCTGATCTTGTGGGCAAGGTTGAAGCTGGCATTCCTGAGGATGATCCACGTAATCCCGCTACCATAGCCGATAATGTAGGAGATAACGTGGGCGATGTAGCCGGCATGGGCGCCGACCTGTATGAGTCGTATTGCGGATCTATTCTTTCTACTGCAGCTCTTGGCGCCTCGGCCTTTATATTAGATCCAGCTATGCAGCAGAGAGCAGTTTTTGCACCCATGATCATAGCTGGTATTGGTGTATTCCTCTCAATTATTGGAATTTTCCTGGTAAAGACGAAAGAGAATGCTACTGTAAAAGATCTTATGAGATCACTCAACAGGGGTGTAAACGTAAGTGCATTTTTGATTGCAGCCTGTACTTTTCTCATTTTATATTTGCTCGAGTTCAACAACTGGCTTGGATTGTCGTTTTCAGTTATAACAGGGCTTCTTGCCGGGATTATCATAGGACAGGGTACCGAATATTTTACCTCTCACTCCTACAAGCCTACAAGAAATATTGCCAACAGTGCAAAAACGGGACCGGCTACAGTAATAATATCAGGTATGGGTACAGGACTTGTTTCCACTGTTATCCCGGTAATAACCATAGCACTTGCAATTCTTATATCATATCTTTCCGCAACACGTTTCGATATTAATAATATGCTTACTGCCGAGAACCTTAGTATGGGATTGTACGGCATAGCCATCGCGGCAGTCGGAATGCTCTCTACGCTGGGGATTACCCTGGCTACCGATGCTTATGGTCCCATTGCCGATAATGCTGGCGGAAATGCAGAGATGAGCGGTCTTGAGCCGGAGGTGAGAAAACGTACCGATGCGCTGGATTCATTGGGTAACACTACTGCCGCAACAGGTAAAGGTTTTGCCATCGGGTCGGCAGCACTTACAGGACTGGCTTTGCTGGCATCATATATGGAGGAGATAAGGATTGGCATGCTTCGCATAGGCGACAATATTCTTGAATTTGCCAATGGCGAAACGGTAGAGGTTGCAAAGGCCAGCTTCGTAGATTTTATGGATTATTTCCAGGTTACACTGATGAATCCGAAAGTGCTTTCCGGCATCTTTATAGGCTCTATGATGGCTTTTCTTTTCTGTGGCCTGACCATTAATGCTGTTAGCAGGGCAGCTCAGAAAATGGTTGAAGAGGTGCGCCGCCAGTTCAGGGAAATTAAAGGAATATTAACCGGAGAGGCTACTCCCGACTATGCTCGTTGCGTGGCTATCTCAACCAGAGGAGCACAACACGAGATGCTGTTACCCTCTCTGCTGGCAATTATTGTTCCAGTACTTACCGGGCTTATGCTGGGTGTGGCAGGTGTAATGGGCTTACTGGCCGGAGGGCTGGGTGCTGGATTTGTACTTGCGGTTTTTATGGCCAACTCAGGCGGAGCCTGGGATAATGCCAAAAAGTACATTGAGGAGGGACATCTTGGAGGAAAGGGAGGTGAAGCTCACAAGGCTACTGTTGTGGGTGATACAGTGGGCGATCCGTTTAAAGACACTTCCGGCCCGTCATTGAATATACTTATAAAACTAATGAGTATGGTTTCCATTGTGATGGCCGGCCTTACGGTATCGTGGAGCCTTTTGTGA
- a CDS encoding malate dehydrogenase has translation MSFLTNDKLTIVGAAGMIGSNMVQTAAMMRLTPNICLYDPFTRGLEGVVEEMRHCGFEGVNFTFSTDVKEAFTGTKYMISSGGAPRKDGMTREDLLKGNAEIAAQLGKNIKLYCPGLKHLTVIFNPADITGLVALIYSGLKPSQVTTLAALDSTRLQSELAKHFGVDQSSVTGARTYGGHGEQMAVFASTAKVGDKLLTDLIGTPSLTNEEWSELKKRVTKGGANIIKLRGRSSFQSPAYTSVEMIRAAMGGEEFRWPSGCYVNDHEFGHIMMAMETTLDTNGVSYGEVKGSESEIEELKQSYGHLVKLRDEVISMGIIPSIDQWSSVNSNL, from the coding sequence ATGAGCTTTCTGACGAACGACAAATTAACAATTGTGGGAGCTGCTGGTATGATCGGCTCAAATATGGTGCAGACTGCCGCTATGATGCGCTTAACGCCTAATATATGCCTTTACGACCCGTTTACAAGGGGCTTGGAGGGTGTGGTTGAGGAGATGCGTCATTGCGGATTTGAAGGTGTAAACTTCACTTTTTCCACCGATGTAAAAGAGGCATTCACCGGTACAAAATATATGATCTCATCGGGTGGTGCACCTCGAAAAGATGGGATGACACGCGAAGATTTGTTGAAAGGAAATGCCGAAATAGCTGCCCAGCTTGGGAAAAATATCAAATTGTACTGCCCCGGCCTTAAGCACCTCACCGTTATTTTCAATCCTGCTGATATTACTGGCCTGGTAGCATTGATCTACTCAGGTCTGAAACCTTCACAAGTAACCACATTGGCGGCGTTAGACAGCACACGCCTGCAAAGCGAACTGGCAAAACACTTTGGTGTTGACCAGAGCAGCGTAACCGGTGCCAGGACTTATGGAGGGCACGGTGAACAGATGGCTGTTTTCGCTTCAACAGCGAAAGTAGGCGACAAGCTATTAACAGACCTCATAGGAACACCTTCACTGACAAATGAAGAGTGGAGTGAACTTAAAAAACGTGTTACCAAAGGTGGCGCAAACATTATAAAGCTGCGTGGGCGTTCTTCATTCCAGAGTCCTGCATACACATCGGTAGAGATGATTCGTGCAGCCATGGGTGGTGAAGAATTCCGCTGGCCTTCCGGATGCTACGTGAATGATCACGAATTTGGCCATATTATGATGGCAATGGAAACAACACTTGACACTAACGGTGTGTCGTATGGTGAGGTAAAAGGTTCAGAAAGCGAAATTGAGGAATTGAAACAGAGCTACGGACACCTTGTCAAGCTTCGTGATGAGGTGATATCAATGGGTATCATCCCTTCAATAGATCAGTGGAGCAGTGTGAATTCTAATCTTTAA
- a CDS encoding cupin domain-containing protein: MATYEKSKVIALAESIEYASGGVVSKQVTKNRAGNITLFSFDKEQGLTEHTANYDAFVQILEGKAEIELGGIIHFLEKGDCIIMPANVSHAVRATEPFKMLLTMIRGEG, translated from the coding sequence ATGGCAACATACGAAAAATCAAAAGTCATTGCCCTGGCTGAATCGATAGAATATGCTTCGGGCGGTGTTGTAAGCAAACAGGTAACAAAAAACAGGGCTGGAAATATTACCCTCTTTTCTTTCGATAAAGAACAGGGTTTGACCGAGCATACCGCAAACTACGATGCTTTTGTCCAAATACTCGAAGGGAAGGCGGAGATAGAGCTGGGAGGCATAATTCACTTTTTGGAAAAAGGAGACTGTATAATAATGCCGGCAAATGTTTCTCATGCAGTAAGGGCAACCGAACCTTTTAAAATGCTGCTGACAATGATAAGGGGAGAAGGGTAA